A region of the Thermus sp. LT1-2-5 genome:
TTCGGCCGCAACCTCACCGCAGCGGAGATCCTGGACCAGCTCCTGGCCATCGCCCACCACCAGGGCATCTCTCCCCGGGAGATCCGCAACGTGGTCCTCATGGGCATGGGGGAACCCCTTCTGAACCTCAGCAATGTCCTCAAGGCGGTACGGGTCATGCTCCACCCCAAGGGCCTGGCCATGAGCCCAAGGCGCATCACCCTCTCCACCGTGGGCATCCCCAAGGGGATTTACCGCCTGGCGGAGGAGGATTTGGGGGTGCGGCTCGCCCTCTCCCTCCACGCCCCCGACGACGAAACCCGGAAAAAGATCATCCCCACGGCCCACCGTTACCCCATGGCCGAGATCCTCGAGGCGGTGCGCCACTACTACGCCCAGACCAAGCGCCGGGTGACCTTTGAGTACACCCTCCTGAAGGGCATCAACGACCACCCCTGGCAGGCCAGGCTCCTCGCCAAGCTCCTGAAAGGGATCAGCGCCCACGTGAACCTCATCCCCTTCAACCCCTGGGAAGGGTCCCCGGTGGAGGGAACGCCCAAGGGGGGGATCTTGGCCTTCGCCGAGGAGCTGAAGCGGCTTGGGGTGCCCACCTCCATCCGCTTTAGCCGGGGGCAGGACGTGGGAGCGGCCTGCGGGCAGCTGGCCCTCAAGGCCCCCCAGGCCCTCTCCTTCACACCCCTTCTAGAAGACGCCGGGCGATGACCAGCTTGAGGATCTCGCTGGTCCCCTCGCCGATGCGGGTGAGGCGGGCGTCCCGCCAGTAGCGCTCCACGGGGTAGTCCTTGATGTAGCCGTACCCCCCCAGGACCTGGATGGCCTCGTCGCAGGCCCTCACCGCCACCTCGCTGGCGAAGAGCTTGGCCTGGGCGGCCTCGAGGGTAAAAGGCCGCCCGGCGTCCTTTAGGGCCGCCGCCTTCAGGTAAAGAAGCCTTGCCGCCTCTAGCTCCGTGGCCGCCTCCGCCAGCTTAAAGGAAACCCCCTGGTACTCGGCGATGGGCCGGCCAAAGGCTTCCCGCTCCTTGGCGTAGCGCAGGGCGTAGTCCAAGGCCGCCCGCCCCAGGCCCACCGCCATGGCGGCGATGCCGATCCGCCCCCCGTCCAACACCTGGAGCACGTGGTAAAAGCCCTTACCCCGCTCTCCCAAAAGCCCCTCCTCGGGCACGAAAAGGTCCTCCAAAAGGAGTTGCGCCGTGTCCGAGGCGTTTAGGCCCAGCTTCTCCTCCTTGCGCCCCACCTTTAGGCCCTTCTCCGGGCGGAAAAAGGCGAAGGCGGAGATGCCCAGGTGCTTCTTCTCTGGACTTGGGGCAGGGTCGGTGCGGGCCATGACCACGTAGACCCCGGCCACGCTCCCCTGGGTGATGAACTGCTTGGTGCCGTTTAGGACAAAGCCCCCCTCCACCTTCTCCGCCCGCGTCTTGAGCGCCGCCGCATCCGAGCCCGAGCCGGGCTCGGTGAGCCCCCAGGCCCCCAGGAGTTCCCCCGAGGCCAGCTTGGGCAGGAAGGTGGCTTTTTGCACCTCGTTTCCCGCCAGGAGGATGTGCCCCGTGGCCAAGGAGTTGTGGCTCGCCACGGTGAGGGCCAAGGAGCCATCGTAGTAGGCGATCTCCTCCACCATGCGGGCGAAAAGCCGGGTGGAAAGCCCCGCCCCCCCATAGGCCTCGGGCACCACCGCCCCAAAGACGCCAAAGGCCGCCAGCTGGCGCACCAGGTCCCAGGGGAAGGCCCCGGTGCGGTCCCTTTCCGCTGCTCCCGGGGCCACCTCCGCCTTCAAGAACTCCCGGAACGGCCCCAGGACCTGCCGCTCCTCCTTCGTCTCCTCAAACCAAAGCTCCATGGTGGGCCAAGTATATCACTTTCTTACCGGTTCGCAAAAAGACGTCAGGCCACGAAGGGGTGCTAGAGTTTTCCTCGTGCTCCTCCTCCTTGGCCCCACGGACGTGGGCAAGACCACCCTGGCCCTTAGGCTCCTGGAAAGGCTGGAAGAGGCCTACCTCCTGGACCTGGACCCGGGCCAAGGGGCCCTTCCCGGCACCTTCACCCTCTTCCGCTACCAGGAAGGCACCCTCACCCCGGTGCGCCGCTACCTCCTGGGGGCCACCTCCCCGGCCGGGGTCACCGCCCGGGCGGTGGTGGGGGCCTTGCGCCTGGCCCGCCTCATCCCCCGGGGAAGCCCGGCGGTGGCGGACACGGACGGCCTCTTGGACCCCGAGTTCCGCCTCCTG
Encoded here:
- the rlmN gene encoding 23S rRNA (adenine(2503)-C(2))-methyltransferase RlmN, producing the protein MKPILELPPEELPGEGYRKAQIAHWLYARGVRDFAEMTDLPKALREALAREWRIAEFALVEAYPSRDGSVKYLFTLLDGKKTEAVYMPYPNRKTVCLSSMVGCPAGCTFCATGALGFGRNLTAAEILDQLLAIAHHQGISPREIRNVVLMGMGEPLLNLSNVLKAVRVMLHPKGLAMSPRRITLSTVGIPKGIYRLAEEDLGVRLALSLHAPDDETRKKIIPTAHRYPMAEILEAVRHYYAQTKRRVTFEYTLLKGINDHPWQARLLAKLLKGISAHVNLIPFNPWEGSPVEGTPKGGILAFAEELKRLGVPTSIRFSRGQDVGAACGQLALKAPQALSFTPLLEDAGR
- a CDS encoding acyl-CoA dehydrogenase family protein, with the protein product MELWFEETKEERQVLGPFREFLKAEVAPGAAERDRTGAFPWDLVRQLAAFGVFGAVVPEAYGGAGLSTRLFARMVEEIAYYDGSLALTVASHNSLATGHILLAGNEVQKATFLPKLASGELLGAWGLTEPGSGSDAAALKTRAEKVEGGFVLNGTKQFITQGSVAGVYVVMARTDPAPSPEKKHLGISAFAFFRPEKGLKVGRKEEKLGLNASDTAQLLLEDLFVPEEGLLGERGKGFYHVLQVLDGGRIGIAAMAVGLGRAALDYALRYAKEREAFGRPIAEYQGVSFKLAEAATELEAARLLYLKAAALKDAGRPFTLEAAQAKLFASEVAVRACDEAIQVLGGYGYIKDYPVERYWRDARLTRIGEGTSEILKLVIARRLLEGV